The DNA sequence TCAGACTCGATTCATGCGTTTCTGTGGCAACACTATCAATGCCAAAGTGTTCACGTGTTCGAAGAACTCGTAATTTTAACTTCTCAACTGGAAACATTCTGAGCGCTTCGACCATGTGAATGCTGTACCAATACCACCTGACAGATGCCAGATTCATTGGAACCACAGGCGCTACTTCCGTGTCCGAGGAAAAGCTCAGAGTAGAATGTCACGTGTTCTCATCTCAGAATTACCGTAATTATGACATGGCGTGATTGCAGCTCTTGTTCATAGCAAACATGTTTTGGAAGTGAGTGTGAACGCATTAGTCAAAGGTTAAGTCAGTGGTATATACATGCAGTACCATTGaatatgtgtttttgtgcatcgTAAACTCATTGATGGCTTTGAATCGAGCCGTTAACTGAATCATATTGTGAGGTTCCAAACGATTTCCCACCTAGTGAGAAAGTCCATACTTTTGTGTTATTTCTATTGCATGATAAATATGCATataacctgaattccggaaatgttgggacgtttttttaaacttgaataaaatgaaaactaaaaagaatttaaaatcacgagccaatattttattcacaatagaacatagataacataaatgtttaaaacaattttatgcacaaaatgagctcatttcaaatttgatgcctgctacaggtctcaaaatagtcgggacgggggcatgttttcCATGGTATAGCATCtccttttcaaaacagtttgaagacatctgggcatcgaggtatGAGTTTGTGGAGTTTtgatgttggaatttggtcccattcttgcctgatataggtttccagctgctgaagagttcatggTCACCTTggatgtattttttgtttactgatGTGCCAAaagttctctataggtgaaagatctggactgcaggcaggccaattcagtacctggactcttctactacgaagccatgctgttgaaatagctgcagtatgtggttttgcattgtcctgctgaaatacacatcgtctggaggggagcatatgttgctctaaaaccgatgatgagatttgcaaagcctttgcaatttgacgttggggaacgttgtttttaaagtattccacaatctttttacgcactctttcacagattggagagcctctgcccatctttacttctgagagactctgcctctgtctaagacatcccttttatagttaatcatgttacagacctgatgtcaattaacttagtTGCTGCATgctctcccagctgaatcttttcaaaatttcttgctttttcagccctttgttgcctgctacaggtctcaaaaaagttggcacaggggcatcaaatttgaaatgagctcatttagtggataaaagtgtaaaatttctgtttaaacatttatgttatgttctattgtaaataaaatattggctcatgtgatttgaaagtcttttagttttcgttttattcaaattttaaaaacttcCCAACATtcccggaattcgggttgtaaggGTTAACAAGAAGCTAAATAGAGGTAATCCATTAGTTACTATTTCTAGGCTGGTATACAGGTTAGTCCCATTACCCTCACTTTTCAACTGAAAATATTGAAAGGGATCCTCCACAAACCCACGAAAGTCATAGCACAAGGACTTAGCTGAAAATTGTGCACTGATGCATAGCTACTTAAACATCCATccaagtatttattttttagcatgCACTAATTAATAATTCATGGGTACTGTTTTAAATAGATATAATGTCAGTCGGAATGGAGCACAAGAGCAtgtaatgagctgatgagtcaCATTTGCTGAGTCGAGGGTCTCAAGAACAGGAATAAGAACTACATGGCTTCGTTACCGCTTCTTCTGTAAAGCTGACCTTTTACGTATGACTCATGAGCACGTTTCCTTAGTGGaaataaaaaagagagagagaaagagaagtcCTATATCATCATGGAAGACCACATCTGACTACTGAGTGTGGTTTTATTATCAGCATGTGACCTGATGAGTAATGCAAGGCTCATATTTTCTATCAAAATCAGCCGTTTCTACATAATAAATGGTTTCACAACTTTTGAGATTCACAGCGTACACGGTCATAATGAAAACCTCAGTATTTCATAGCTCATCAGAGCCTGTTGAGTTACTGTAAACATACATGTTTCACTCTGTACAGCACACAAATGAAATTCTCACTGCTGATCTGTGCTTTTGGTTGCGGTTGTTGAACAGACGTCCACCTCCCCGGCGGCCAGAGAACCAGTGGTGAAGCTGCTCTGGAGGAGGATCACCATACAGCTACTCTACTGCACCATGAGGACATGATGCCTGTTTCCAAAGGATATCAATAGGATATCAAAGGACCAATCAATTGGATTGGAAAAAAGTAAACTTAAATTTCCCTGTGATTTAAAAACTGACCAAAAATGAGATTCTTCTAGGTATTACAGAGTCTTGTTTGAACTTTAATCTCATCTTGATCTGAAACGGTGCTGACCTaccgtttttcttttttagcagTCTTGGTTCTAGAGTTGGTTTTTCCCATTCGGTTTCTCCATAGattgaataaaaatgttgaacCAAATCAAACCAGCTCAGAATtgcaacattacaaactttgattttaaacaaaaaccaGGTATGAATCACTGCGAATGATGGTGAATCTGAAATAATGTTACAATGTAAAACTATTGACTTGGAGTCattgattttatatattaaaaacaatataattaaccttttttcaaaactttgaaaTATTTACTGAGGAATAGAAGAAAAAGAGTGCTGCATTGATGACATACTCTATTTATGTAGGCCAACCCATAAGTTTGCATTACCCTGGTTCCTTCGACAAaaaccaaatatatatatttttcccattggcttttggattaCTGCAGAAAATAAGCCCTGTTACCAACAAAAGCTGATTCTTACACATTTGGTTCATCATGAAACCTATCACACATGAACACAACTGAATGTTAAAGTCTAAACACAATCACGACATGTAGAAAACTAAACTAACTACACCAGGGTCACATGACTTCAGCATCACCGCCATTAAGCTAGTGAATAGCGGAGTTGGCATGATGACATTTAATGTCCCCAAAAACCATTTAACCacttgtgtatttatgtatttttaaggcGTTGAATAAAACGTGTGAACATGAGCTTGTGTTCACCGCAGACCTTATTTCaaccaaaaacccattcaaaaaaacCTTCAGTACGATGGAACCAGGAGGTGTAAAATGCAAACTTATTTCCAGGTTTTGGTCTGCAAAAATACATCAGGGAACTACAGGAGGTGCGTTCCACTTGACTTTTAGACACCCATTTGCAAACTTTCCTAAGCACTTCCTCTCAGGGGAATCCATGCTGCCATTTTGAAGTGCGTTCCACTTCGTAAAGTGGCCGAGGAAAGTTTGCATGGACAGGCTGTCGCCCCAACATGATACACAGTTTACTGTATTGATTCTAAGAAATTCAAATAATCAACAGCTTCGGATGTTCCAATTCAACCAATTGCAAAGTTCCCACCAGTAGTGAGCACTCTTGCGAGCAATAACATACATCCGAGTCAACAAGATGGAGAGAAGTTAGCTAGGGAAGGGCATAAGAAAGCAAAGTCGAATGCATCCAGGGAGATAAACATGTCATTTGCAGATTATAGGAGTGGGTGGCTGCTGCCAGATCAGGACCAGAATATGATTGCTTGACAAGGAACGTGAAAAAACTTGCAAAAGTTGTGAGTGCCAAATGTCTACTGAATAAATGATGTAAGATGAATGAACTCTAGCGACTCTTATTTATAGGTAGTTTGTAATGAATATGGTTGTACATAATTTTTACTAGGCATGTGGTTTAATGagaatatttgtatattattgcaGGATGATGGAAGAATAAAAGAAACACTAACCTACAGAGATTAATGGCAACAATCTTGAAAGTATTGTTATGAAACAATGTGATTCTGATTCCCACAGTACAGTAATAACTCAATTCATTGCAGTCAGCAATTGACTTGAAATGTAACATAACTCAGATGAGTTTCAAATTCATTTTGCATTTGCCCTTGCTATGCCATATAGGACACACACATTGTTCCAAATGAGATGCTAATGTGCTGTATAATAAACCATTCAAAGCAAAACGTTTCCttggatttttattttcctGCTGTATAAATCCATAAGAAATGTTAATTGCaatgttatttatttcaaaagtcttatatattatttgaaccacagtgttttaaaagtcAAGTACAAAATTACATTCAAATGTTTCTACAGTACTTCAAGTAAATTTAGTGTTCAGCAGTGTTAGCACTCTACAGAAAACTCTTATAATTAAAACTCTGAGAAATGGTCAATGGCCAAACACTTCAATTCTAGCATAAACTAGAGGGATATTTTTTGGACCTGAGAGTTTCCACATGTCTTCATTTACAGAATCCATTATTCCAGCAGCTTCCCTCCAGTTCATCTCTGCTATGTACAAACTCTGTGTTTGTCACTGAATAATCTGCGTAACGTGTAGATCTGGGTGAGGGCCACGCTGACCATGACCAGCAGACTGACACTGGACCAGAAGGAAACCCGCCACAGGTTATCTTCCAGCAGGTAACGGTCACGAGCTTCGAACGCCCGCAGCGTCGTCTGTAGCTGACGGCTTCGCTCCAGGTTCTTGTGCACAGCATCCATTGTGTCCTGTGTGGAGAGAAAACATGAGTGAAGTTTCCCACAAAACGTTTTGAAACATTGCATTTTGGTTGCAGATGATCAGTGCCAAAACTAGAGCTTTAAGGAAAATTTTAACTGCAAATAATTGTCTTAACTGTAttcaaccatttaaaaaaaaaatgttctggaAACAATGTGAAAATACCAGCCTAGTAGCTTTTCTTTAACCTTAATAAAGCCTACTGTATATAATCAAAACAGAACCTGAAAAACCTGTAGTGCACAATCTACAACATGCTTTCTGTTGCCTGACTGATAGCTTATACTTTAGCAAGCAAAAGACCTTTTTACTGTAATTGTAAAATCGTCCACTTTCAGGTTGTGATAATATTTGacgattttttttaatcagggGAACTTgagaataacttttatattgttagtaatatttcaagatgaacacttactgaagcagcttagtttaattttttttgaaaaaccaTGGGGAAATTTGGGGGAAAAACTAAAGCATTAATACCATTTAACTAAGACATTTTATTAGGAGATACAGATTGACGAGTAGGcctaatatttatatgcattttatgcaacTGGTCTCTTATGTTGTTGAAAAgctctcattgatttacattacaagctatcCGAATTTCAtctttttggccatataaatattaGCAACTGGACCAAATTACATATTGTTGCTTAGTTTGAGCTCCATATTCTCCTATGTCATATAATATGAGCCATAAAGGCTTGGTATatcaaataatacttttttttttttctactgttaaaaaaaaaatttgattttgctgactattatttcatatgttaGGTCCTACCGAGTTAAGAAACCTTATAGCACCAATATAATGTACGGTTTGTTTACTACAAAAGCGTATCTGTCattttatgtacagtatgtgggaTAAAAATGGTATCAGAACCTTTTTTGAacctaaaaaatgttttcacaaaGCAGCTGTGCTTGCTGGGTTCTAGAActgatttgatttgatatttatcaTGCACATGAACCACATCCTACAATAATATGAACTGTAAACTGGGCAGTTGAAGGAAGTGCTGAGATTTGTGTACCCTGATATCCTCTAGTTTGTACTCCAGTGAGTCCTCCGGTTCAGCCAGTGCGGCCcaatcttcatcatcctcatcatccTCATCTGGTCCATCCACGATCACCTCCACGTACACCATCTTCTCTGAAATACGGCTGAAGCTGTTGTCAAAGCAAATCCTGTAGTCGCCCTCCTCAGTGGAGTCCACCCTGACAGCAAACCCCCAACACACACAAAGCAAAATTAATATAATGCATAAGTCACGACTTCAGAAATATGATGAAATATtagatcaaaaaataaaatccatacAATATAAATCAATGGTCACAAACTTAAACTGTAACgaatatatttctaaatgttttcatattcaaacctatggaagcttatttccaaaataaatggaataaaaatgagaattgcaacatttttttttataacaattcTCACAATTACGagttaatactttttttctcagaattgcaagttttttATCTCGAGTTGGACAGTTGAGACATCCCAAGTTGACATCCCAAAGCAATTTTCTCATTAGGGGGTTGACCGATGTGTCTTTTTCAGGGCCGATACCAATTATTACAGACGAAGTAGACCGATAACCGATATCTTGAACCAATATACATCTCtggtgtaaaaatgaaaattaatgtcaaaattaagaataacaagggctctgacaaaaactgccttccctGGCGTTGGTTGCACTTCTTATTCTTGTCTTTCTCCGTGCATCCATCTTCAATAAGGGTAAAATAAAGACAGAGTTAAAAGTGGGGCCACTGTATGCTACATGATTAAGCCATACATACATGAATAGTGtactacagctaaacagcttggGGAAATGAAAGTATTTGCCTTCAATAATctacatgttagaaatgtatgtgtaatagaataacctctcataattcttcattcattcttttCTGATGACTAAATCATAACCTACACTAGGTGACTATTCAATTCATCATCTAATGCACATCAAttgattaatttataaaaacacaatgtatataagtgtaaataatttaattgtcttcatgGCTTCATTGTAGAAGTTGTTAAGAAGACCGCAACTATTTTAATGaaactataacactaatagcctgttataggcacactcagttcaatagcctattaaatgtctttgtctttgtttttgtcatCCTAATCTTGTCCTATGTGCCAGTAGCTTAATCTTGGcctatgtgacagtaatttccattagttttaatttacagtgcactgcaaataaaggcataaaacattaatttatcttttaatcatatgAGAGTTAAACCctatttttttggaaaacaaaggggtttactattaaaattaaaacatggaataaatagcgtattgtgtgattattcttttaattaaaagttGTAATAATTGTTGAAGTAGCTAAACCGAACTTtaattttgacaggttgccacGAGGACCTTTTAAGTTTCTGTAGCctatgtatatgatatgacgattagtgagacggcagatgctgaaaattccCCGAGCGTCACGCACTTCAGTAactgggtcattctacagaaatgtccacttttggtatggcaagatgtcttaaaatgtatttctttttctaacatttaaacttagaccacattattagattacctttgcctttgtgaatacatataaatgacagcttttttttgtgcaattatttcaagaccctaacaataaataggtcatACCAGTGATGTCagctaaaagcttcatatgaaatcatgagataaatgagaaaatttctcataactgaaaagaaacagtggacatagggccttttttcatagagatttagaaaataggaaggaaGAAGTCAAGTGATTTCATCAGtgggatttttatttcaaagtaaCAGATTTTTGTTAAACGGTAACACTAGTGACAACTCCAGGGGACCagtgttttcattatatattttataatatttattcagcattttgttttattatgccatttatatcatatttgatagttatgagtACActatgtgtgtagtaaacaaaaccgcgcgtctgtgccattcacatacagagacacgcagaacatgcaggatccatatttaaatagtctttttgcggcttaatatttacagatactagtccatagcaCGAGTCAATctaagtgtactgacctacttttgattaattcatccaaactttgacagattccgtgacattccgcattaaacagtaaattccatttatatgactggattccgcgaTTCTGTCTGCATTTTCCCCATCGCGTAaaccataaatagataatattgaggtgttttgcaacttcagtgtagtggattATGATTTATTGCAACTTCAGCAACGTCTGCTACTGCCTTTGAGAGACAACTGATCACTGAAGCAAGCAACTCCAGTTAGCAAGCGCTTTCGGTGTGAGTGCGCAAAATGTTCCATGTCTTTAGCCTTCCACGTTGATTGGTCGGACTTGTGACTAACAAATCAACAAATCAGATGAAGCGGTGGGCGGAGATTGCTCACCCACAGAGTGGTGAGTTCCGACAGGCTGCATCAGAGCCAAATAGCGCGTttcaaaatttaattattttatcggcaaatcggttttgaaaatgaccgtTACcgataaaaatgcttaatatcggcGCCGATAATTGGTCGACCCCGATTTCTCATATTGTAATTTTGACTTATTTCTTGGAATTCTGACTTTACGCCTCtcatttctgagaaaaaaagtcagaattgcaagacatAAATTCAGAATCCATAGAAACAAATTCAAAAGAGCAAAATATCAGAATTCCGagaatttttgtttgtttgtttttacaaattatcagaaaaaaagtctaaattatgacatgtaaactcagaattcagagagTCAAAATTGTGAGGTTATGAACTCAAACttccaagaaaaaaactacAAATTACAAACTACAAAAAGATGTACAATCAGAACTACAGAAAAGTAAAAATTACAAGTGCAAGTCTATAACTcgcatttctgagaaaaagtcagaattgtgatataaaaagtcgcaattactttaatagttttattctgTGATGGAAATAAGCTTCCAGTAAAGTAAATAAGAGTAATAACAGAActtacatttttgagtgaactaacccttaaaGTATGCTTTTAAATCCATTACTTttcctaggtgtgctgttcgatagcaatctgtcatttgaaagccatgtttctagcatctgtaaaactgcattttttcatctcaaaagcatatctaaattgcgaccaatgctctcaacgtcaaatgcagaaatgttaattcatgcgtttatgacctcaaggctagactattgtaatgctttattaggtggttgttctgcacgcttgatcaacaaactacagttagtccaaaatgcagcagctagagtccttactagaaccaggaaatatgaccatattagcccggttctgtcaacactgcactggctccctatcaagcatcggatagattttaaaatcttgttaattacttataaagccctgaatggtttagctcctcagtacttgagcgagctcttatcgcattatagtcctccacgtccgctgcgttctcaaaactctggccgtttgataatacctagaatatcaaaatcgactgcgggcggcagatcctatacctatttagcacccaaactctggaacagtctacctaacactgttcgggaggcagacacactctgtcagttt is a window from the Onychostoma macrolepis isolate SWU-2019 chromosome 03, ASM1243209v1, whole genome shotgun sequence genome containing:
- the tmed1a gene encoding transmembrane emp24 domain-containing protein 1a, giving the protein MKSKVMERCKETRLVVCLLLFLTLSVDLGFAFGQNKDTEFTFLLPPGATECFFQTATKNGSMEVEYQVIAGSGLDVGFTLISPHGYRLVSDFRKSDGIHTVDSTEEGDYRICFDNSFSRISEKMVYVEVIVDGPDEDDEDDEDWAALAEPEDSLEYKLEDIRDTMDAVHKNLERSRQLQTTLRAFEARDRYLLEDNLWRVSFWSSVSLLVMVSVALTQIYTLRRLFSDKHRVCT